One genomic window of Bremerella sp. JC817 includes the following:
- a CDS encoding carbohydrate porin produces MDGLTFRRASYVLLWIAAVGLPGIGVPEVAAEEAVDYLLFDESCAQDLSCGDDLIGCHHGSCQSLCCRQQLTGDWFGRRSSLAQHGITLDADVTQFYFGVASGGLNQRFDYGGHGDYVVDIDMGKLANREGLFVKLRAEHRFGETIANDTGAFFPPTVAANLPVSGSNDLYLTNVLFTQALSESFALFAGKLDTFDGDQNAFAHGRGKTQFSNLGFVVNPALVRTVPYSTLGAGFVLMDEGLPYFTFTAMNATDTANSAGFNQLFEEGVALIAELRLPTEFYGLPGHQTFGGTWNSREYTTLGQDPRIILPDVPINQQSGSWALYYNFDQYLSVDACDPTKGWGIFGRAAITDDRTNPVAWFLSTGLGGNSWLYGREADTFGIGWYYSSTSDEIGPLLQAVTGPLGAGNTTELFYNIEVTPWFRLTPDVQIIDSARERVDTAIVVGLRGQVIF; encoded by the coding sequence ATGGATGGTCTCACATTTCGTCGAGCTTCTTACGTACTGCTCTGGATCGCTGCCGTTGGCCTGCCAGGGATCGGCGTCCCTGAAGTCGCTGCAGAGGAAGCGGTCGACTATCTGCTATTCGACGAATCGTGTGCTCAAGATCTGAGTTGTGGTGACGACTTGATCGGCTGTCACCACGGAAGTTGCCAATCGCTGTGTTGCCGCCAACAACTCACCGGCGACTGGTTCGGCCGGCGTTCGAGCCTTGCCCAGCATGGCATCACGCTGGATGCCGACGTCACGCAGTTTTACTTTGGCGTGGCTAGTGGCGGTCTCAACCAACGTTTCGATTACGGCGGGCATGGAGACTACGTCGTTGATATCGACATGGGCAAACTTGCGAACCGCGAAGGTCTGTTCGTGAAGCTTCGCGCCGAACATCGTTTTGGCGAAACGATTGCCAACGATACCGGTGCGTTCTTTCCTCCAACTGTTGCGGCCAACCTGCCGGTAAGTGGCAGCAACGATTTGTATCTGACGAATGTCTTATTCACGCAGGCTCTGTCAGAATCGTTCGCCCTGTTCGCTGGTAAGCTCGATACGTTCGACGGTGACCAGAATGCCTTCGCCCATGGACGAGGCAAAACGCAGTTCTCGAACCTGGGCTTTGTGGTGAATCCAGCTTTGGTGCGTACCGTTCCCTATTCGACACTGGGGGCAGGGTTTGTGCTAATGGATGAAGGACTTCCTTATTTCACCTTCACCGCCATGAACGCCACCGATACCGCGAATTCGGCAGGCTTCAACCAACTGTTTGAAGAAGGAGTGGCCCTCATCGCCGAGTTGCGATTGCCGACTGAGTTCTATGGCCTGCCTGGCCATCAAACCTTTGGTGGTACCTGGAACAGTCGCGAGTACACCACTCTTGGCCAAGACCCGCGTATCATCTTGCCCGATGTCCCCATCAATCAGCAGTCCGGCTCGTGGGCGTTGTATTACAACTTCGACCAATACCTGTCGGTCGATGCCTGCGATCCGACGAAGGGGTGGGGCATTTTCGGCCGTGCCGCGATCACCGACGATCGCACGAACCCAGTCGCCTGGTTCCTGAGTACCGGTCTGGGGGGTAACAGTTGGCTATATGGCCGTGAAGCCGACACGTTCGGTATTGGTTGGTACTACAGCTCGACGAGCGACGAGATTGGCCCGCTGCTCCAGGCAGTCACTGGTCCGCTCGGGGCGGGAAATACGACCGAGCTCTTCTACAACATCGAAGTCACCCCGTGGTTCCGGCTAACGCCAGATGTTCAGATTATCGACTCCGCTCGCGAACGCGTGGACACCGCAATTGTGGTGGGTCTGCGTGGCCAGGTGATCTTCTAA
- a CDS encoding GNVR domain-containing protein, with protein sequence MMHQSTSTDEWSFGRILSACWRFKWRGILAGSVVIGLAIAALLILPKVYASEAKLFVRLGRENMGLDPTATTGGTVAITATRDTEMNSILEHLHSTKLLEEVLSKTSPGFDDLDPVHRQLALNELDKSISVDSPRGSTVIIIHLEDFSPTDAQAKLQTFVDAYLADHIRINRNLRSHDFFEEQSSLLKHQLADARNALRDAKTNAGIASIDGKRNTVEGQIDKAELRLQEVEVSLSAVAAEVESLETSLQDVPEELLAQFVEGTPNDGLAAMRQRLFELRTQEKEILSKFTPSHPEAIAISQLVADVEQALSEAEHNRANLMQAVLARKQADEASLMVQQGKLRDQLVQLTSQLKQLNENEALIGSLSDEVTQLESKYLAYVGDREQARLDEALRTDQITNVSILQEATISPLAIRPQKATVLLLAGVIGMLAGLGIVLTSEQFNPSQPSSAAKPPQGNPRDSQASRNGSETNGFESPPRNGHSPAQLNGSATVNGNGVGPHTASSNSH encoded by the coding sequence ATGATGCATCAATCGACGTCTACCGATGAATGGTCGTTCGGACGCATCTTGTCGGCTTGCTGGCGATTCAAGTGGCGCGGAATTCTAGCCGGTTCTGTCGTGATTGGATTGGCCATCGCCGCCCTGTTGATTTTGCCGAAAGTCTACGCGTCCGAAGCGAAGCTTTTCGTCCGTCTCGGTCGCGAAAACATGGGGCTTGACCCTACGGCCACCACCGGCGGCACCGTGGCCATCACCGCGACCCGCGACACCGAAATGAACTCGATTCTCGAACATCTTCACAGCACCAAACTGTTGGAAGAAGTCCTCTCGAAAACTTCGCCTGGCTTCGATGATCTCGATCCGGTCCATCGCCAGCTCGCTTTGAATGAGCTCGACAAGTCGATCTCGGTCGACTCACCACGTGGCTCGACCGTGATCATCATTCACCTCGAGGACTTCAGCCCGACCGATGCTCAGGCCAAGCTGCAGACGTTTGTCGATGCCTATCTGGCCGACCATATCCGCATCAACCGCAACCTTCGCTCGCACGATTTCTTTGAAGAGCAATCTTCGCTGCTCAAGCATCAGTTGGCCGACGCCCGCAATGCCCTTCGCGACGCCAAGACGAACGCCGGAATTGCTTCGATCGATGGGAAACGCAATACGGTCGAAGGTCAGATCGACAAAGCGGAACTCAGGTTGCAGGAAGTCGAAGTCTCGCTCTCGGCCGTCGCCGCAGAAGTGGAGTCGCTCGAGACCTCGCTGCAAGATGTTCCCGAAGAACTATTGGCTCAGTTTGTCGAGGGCACCCCAAACGATGGCCTGGCAGCGATGCGTCAACGATTGTTCGAACTGCGGACCCAGGAAAAAGAAATCCTCTCGAAGTTCACTCCTTCGCATCCCGAAGCGATTGCCATTTCTCAATTGGTTGCGGATGTCGAACAGGCACTCTCCGAAGCCGAGCACAATCGCGCCAATCTCATGCAGGCCGTTCTGGCCCGCAAACAGGCAGACGAAGCTTCGCTGATGGTTCAGCAAGGCAAGCTCCGGGACCAGTTGGTTCAGCTGACCAGCCAACTGAAGCAACTGAACGAAAACGAAGCTTTGATCGGATCGCTTTCCGACGAAGTTACCCAGTTGGAATCGAAGTACCTGGCTTACGTTGGCGATCGCGAACAGGCCCGTCTCGACGAGGCCCTGCGAACCGACCAGATCACCAATGTCAGCATTCTGCAGGAAGCGACAATCTCACCGCTGGCGATTCGCCCTCAAAAGGCAACCGTTCTACTGCTCGCTGGGGTGATTGGAATGCTTGCCGGTCTTGGCATCGTGCTGACCTCCGAACAGTTCAACCCCAGCCAACCATCGTCGGCTGCCAAGCCGCCCCAAGGCAATCCACGCGACAGTCAAGCTTCTCGCAACGGTTCCGAAACGAATGGTTTTGAATCGCCCCCACGCAACGGCCACAGTCCCGCACAACTCAATGGAAGTGCCACGGTCAACGGAAACGGCGTCGGACCTCACACCGCTTCTAGTAACTCGCACTGA
- a CDS encoding DNA-binding transcriptional regulator, translating into MPAQNTTPHVALLIETSRTYGRELLHGVRKYVTEQGPWSLFVESRSLQSPAPPWLPGWHGNGILTRSGTQAMVDAVKRARVPTVELRATRLKHSFPFVGVNNCSLGKLVAEHFLERGFRNFAVYQLGEEEYFQQRCENFVQTVAEHGFEATSYHPRNRREQPTQWERAQQELADWIHALPKPVGVMACTDQLGFWLLDACKRCGASVPEEVAVVGVENDASLCTMASTPLSSVELNGTAIGYRAAELLDHLMQGGRPPKTPVLVEPLGIVTRLSSDIVAVDDPELAGALLFMREHACEGISVSDVLKAVAISRSSLERGLRQLLGRSPNQELIRLKLLRVEEMLTHTDLNLTVIATKCGFRRTQHLAETFRQWYGMPPGKFRLERKHATEV; encoded by the coding sequence ATGCCCGCCCAAAACACCACGCCGCACGTTGCCTTGCTGATTGAAACGTCGCGCACCTATGGTCGCGAACTGCTGCACGGCGTCCGGAAATACGTCACCGAGCAAGGTCCCTGGTCGTTGTTCGTCGAGTCGCGTTCGCTTCAGTCCCCTGCCCCGCCCTGGTTACCGGGATGGCATGGCAACGGAATCTTGACCCGCAGTGGCACGCAGGCGATGGTCGACGCCGTCAAGCGAGCGCGGGTTCCGACGGTCGAGTTGCGAGCTACACGCCTGAAGCATTCCTTTCCGTTCGTGGGCGTCAACAATTGCTCGCTCGGCAAGTTGGTGGCCGAGCATTTTCTGGAACGGGGCTTTCGCAACTTCGCGGTCTATCAACTGGGGGAAGAAGAATACTTCCAGCAGCGTTGCGAGAACTTCGTGCAAACGGTCGCGGAGCATGGGTTTGAAGCGACAAGCTATCATCCCCGCAATCGTCGCGAACAACCAACGCAGTGGGAACGAGCCCAGCAAGAGTTGGCCGACTGGATTCATGCATTGCCCAAGCCGGTCGGCGTGATGGCATGTACCGACCAGCTTGGCTTTTGGTTATTGGATGCGTGCAAACGATGCGGCGCGAGTGTACCGGAAGAAGTCGCCGTGGTCGGGGTCGAAAACGACGCTTCGCTCTGCACCATGGCTTCGACTCCTCTTTCCAGTGTCGAACTAAACGGAACCGCGATTGGTTACCGCGCTGCCGAGTTGCTCGATCATTTGATGCAAGGCGGAAGGCCTCCGAAGACGCCGGTCCTGGTCGAACCGCTGGGAATCGTCACGCGGCTTTCGTCCGACATCGTGGCTGTGGACGATCCAGAACTGGCCGGGGCATTGCTCTTCATGCGAGAGCATGCGTGCGAAGGGATCTCGGTTTCTGATGTCTTGAAAGCGGTGGCAATTTCACGCAGCTCGTTGGAACGCGGGCTACGGCAACTGCTCGGGCGATCTCCTAACCAGGAGCTGATTCGCTTGAAGCTTTTACGGGTGGAGGAAATGCTGACGCATACCGACTTGAACCTGACCGTCATCGCGACCAAGTGCGGCTTCCGACGCACGCAGCACCTGGCCGAGACATTCCGGCAATGGTACGGCATGCCGCCTGGCAAGTTCCGGCTGGAGCGAAAGCATGCGACCGAGGTCTGA
- a CDS encoding DJ-1/PfpI family protein, producing the protein MSDKVLIIVGDASETLDTLYPFYRLQEAGFEPVVAGPHRGPFQMVMHEVKPGWTITKEWEGYTIEAKIAFSEIVPEEYAGIMISGGRAPEYIRYDEHLVEATRWFVENGKPVASVCHGVEILAYADCVRGRRMATVPKCKFDLEVCGGIFVDEACVVDGNIVSGRTYHDNGRYFGPFVKMLEEARLGAQVG; encoded by the coding sequence GTGTCGGATAAAGTGTTGATCATCGTCGGCGATGCTTCGGAAACCTTGGATACGCTGTATCCCTTTTATCGCCTGCAAGAGGCCGGGTTCGAGCCAGTCGTCGCTGGTCCGCATCGCGGGCCATTTCAGATGGTGATGCACGAGGTAAAGCCAGGCTGGACCATCACCAAGGAGTGGGAAGGGTACACGATCGAAGCCAAGATCGCGTTCTCGGAAATCGTGCCGGAAGAGTATGCCGGCATCATGATTAGCGGTGGTCGGGCCCCTGAATACATTCGCTACGACGAGCACTTGGTTGAGGCGACTCGCTGGTTTGTCGAGAACGGCAAACCGGTCGCTTCGGTCTGCCATGGAGTCGAGATTCTCGCCTATGCCGACTGTGTCCGAGGGCGGCGGATGGCAACCGTCCCGAAGTGCAAGTTCGACCTGGAAGTCTGCGGCGGGATCTTCGTCGACGAAGCTTGCGTCGTCGATGGCAACATCGTTAGCGGGCGAACCTACCACGACAACGGCCGCTATTTTGGGCCGTTCGTAAAGATGCTGGAAGAAGCTCGGCTTGGTGCGCAAGTTGGGTAA
- a CDS encoding Gfo/Idh/MocA family oxidoreductase gives MRSYALNRRKWISQVSAAASTSMVFGALSATEAEDKPRDANSRLGVGAIGLRYQGSVITEKAAAHGDIVALADVDREILEKAKSDFGGKSAIMEDYRDLLARDDVDVVMIGTPDHWHTKMVIDACRAGKDVYCEKPLTLTIDEGKKLREVVKETGRVVQVGSWQRSDIRFRTAVEMVRQGWVGNLQKVDVVLGKNKTGGPFATQPVPKILNWDMWQGQTPDVPYIPERCHYTFRWWYEYSGGQMTDWGAHHIDIAQWGADGTPVEIEGTAKMPTVEDGYNVAVDYHVTYRLDNGVEMTVADNGRNGVMFTGDKGRIFVNRGTLDGAPTERKLPREDFVLYDFDNLERPERAGKLDAIVNHMGNFFDCVASRKTPVSDIESQHRSVSTCHLGNISMRLGKKLTWDPKGEMFVGDDEANQHLSRPQRAGYETV, from the coding sequence ATGCGTTCTTATGCCCTGAATCGACGTAAGTGGATTTCTCAGGTCTCTGCCGCGGCGTCGACCTCGATGGTGTTCGGTGCCCTTTCCGCGACCGAGGCCGAAGACAAGCCACGCGACGCCAACAGCCGGCTGGGTGTTGGTGCGATTGGCCTGCGTTATCAGGGCTCGGTGATTACCGAGAAGGCGGCGGCGCATGGCGATATCGTGGCATTGGCCGATGTCGATCGCGAGATCCTCGAGAAGGCAAAGTCCGACTTCGGCGGCAAGTCGGCCATCATGGAAGACTACCGCGACCTGTTGGCTCGCGACGATGTTGATGTCGTGATGATCGGTACACCAGACCATTGGCACACGAAGATGGTGATCGATGCCTGCCGGGCGGGGAAAGATGTTTACTGCGAAAAGCCGCTGACCCTAACGATCGACGAAGGCAAGAAGCTGCGTGAGGTCGTGAAAGAAACGGGCCGCGTCGTTCAAGTCGGCTCGTGGCAACGCAGTGACATCCGTTTTCGCACGGCGGTAGAAATGGTTCGCCAAGGCTGGGTCGGCAACCTTCAAAAAGTGGATGTCGTCTTAGGAAAGAACAAGACTGGCGGCCCATTTGCGACGCAACCTGTTCCGAAGATTTTGAACTGGGACATGTGGCAAGGGCAGACGCCTGACGTTCCCTATATTCCGGAACGCTGCCATTACACGTTCCGCTGGTGGTACGAATACAGCGGCGGGCAGATGACCGACTGGGGGGCTCATCATATCGACATTGCTCAGTGGGGTGCCGACGGAACGCCTGTCGAGATTGAAGGCACCGCCAAGATGCCAACCGTGGAAGATGGCTACAACGTGGCGGTCGATTATCACGTCACCTATCGCCTTGATAATGGTGTCGAGATGACGGTCGCCGACAACGGCCGCAATGGCGTGATGTTCACGGGCGACAAGGGACGCATCTTCGTGAACCGGGGAACGCTCGATGGCGCACCGACCGAACGAAAGCTGCCGCGTGAAGACTTCGTGCTGTACGACTTCGATAATCTGGAACGCCCGGAGCGGGCCGGCAAGCTCGATGCGATCGTGAATCATATGGGTAACTTCTTCGACTGCGTTGCCTCGCGAAAGACTCCGGTTTCCGACATCGAAAGTCAGCACCGCAGTGTGAGTACCTGTCACTTGGGTAACATCTCGATGCGGCTTGGTAAAAAGTTGACATGGGATCCCAAGGGAGAGATGTTCGTGGGTGATGACGAAGCGAATCAGCATCTCAGCCGCCCTCAGCGTGCCGGTTACGAGACGGTCTAA
- a CDS encoding TIM barrel protein, which yields MIPSSNHAINRRTFHALAAGAVGSLWTGSAVAADAKFRWNYMLPSCMYGYSKLAEILPEAKKIGATHIDIWPKVHGDQREQIEAMGEEKFAQLLEENDVKLGCLTHYDLGPFGLQKEFAFAQRFDCPLMVTGGSGPKGLKGAELKQAVATFVEKMKPHIEMAELSGVTIAIENHANNLIFSPDSLRWLLEMRPSKHLAIALAPYHLPQDPQQLAKLIRELGEGMVMFYAWEHGDGAHDPLPTQQQLKQMPGRGPLDFQPIVQSLVDIRYQGWTEVFMHPVPRGIPILPTVAETTAEIVRGKNYLHQCALKAQQGT from the coding sequence ATGATTCCTTCTTCCAACCATGCTATCAACCGGCGAACGTTTCATGCCCTGGCCGCCGGAGCGGTCGGTTCGCTGTGGACAGGTTCGGCCGTGGCTGCCGACGCCAAGTTCCGATGGAACTATATGCTTCCTTCGTGCATGTATGGCTACAGCAAGCTGGCCGAGATTCTGCCGGAAGCCAAAAAAATTGGGGCGACCCACATCGATATCTGGCCGAAGGTGCATGGCGACCAACGCGAGCAAATCGAGGCGATGGGGGAAGAGAAGTTCGCCCAATTGCTGGAAGAGAACGATGTCAAACTTGGCTGTTTGACTCACTACGATCTCGGCCCGTTCGGTTTGCAGAAAGAGTTCGCCTTCGCCCAGCGTTTTGATTGCCCACTGATGGTGACCGGAGGCTCGGGACCGAAAGGGCTGAAAGGGGCCGAGCTGAAACAGGCCGTGGCGACCTTCGTCGAGAAGATGAAACCACATATCGAAATGGCAGAGCTAAGTGGCGTGACAATCGCCATCGAGAACCACGCTAACAACCTGATCTTCTCGCCAGACTCGCTACGGTGGTTGCTGGAAATGCGACCCTCGAAGCACCTGGCCATCGCGCTGGCTCCCTACCATTTGCCACAAGATCCTCAGCAACTGGCGAAACTGATTCGGGAGTTGGGGGAAGGAATGGTCATGTTCTATGCATGGGAGCATGGCGACGGGGCCCACGATCCGCTACCCACCCAGCAGCAACTGAAACAGATGCCAGGTCGCGGACCACTCGACTTCCAACCAATTGTCCAGTCTCTGGTTGATATTCGTTACCAAGGTTGGACCGAAGTTTTCATGCATCCGGTGCCACGGGGCATTCCCATTCTGCCCACCGTGGCGGAAACTACCGCCGAGATCGTTCGCGGTAAAAACTACCTCCATCAATGTGCCTTGAAGGCTCAACAAGGAACCTAA